In the genome of Desulfovibrio desulfuricans, one region contains:
- a CDS encoding methyl-accepting chemotaxis protein has protein sequence MIKLSTMQKLFGLSLILSLFTVAVGMYSVNSLSNLSNDIGTLYEVHVKGLDAARALNIRALRMLREEKNIILTNEDAEIQRYLGVLATERKEFETLLKKLPSYFQSSEGKALYSKLLQSAQAWLLVHEKVIELGKTSDAALNEQAQKLSTTEARVTMAAMARDIQNIVDFKLMRTNELNDSSTRMYETSRFITIAGILASLLVGLSLGFLIARNMLRQLGDEPASLSQLALAIAGGDLNARFDPARPAMGVFGAMKSMVDTLKTKISEAEQKGREAEAESEKAQQATIEAEAARKQAERAKAEGMLQAARQLESVVGIINTASEQLSAQIEQSSRGADEQSSRVRETATAMEEMNATVLEVSKNAQQAADASSNTKKQALEGVNIVSEAVKGIETVRAQSLGIKEDMNALGKQAEGIGQVMNVIADIADQTNLLALNAAIEAARAGDAGRGFAVVADEVRKLAEKTMSATQEVGQAISDIQEGTRKNIANVDKSAVSIESATSLAVQSGESLQQILTFVEHVNDQVQSIATASEEQSAASEEINQSVEQVATISAETAQAMEQASRAVSDMLEQAQILHRLIAEMKSQGEAA, from the coding sequence ATGATCAAGCTCTCGACCATGCAAAAACTTTTTGGCCTGTCCTTGATCCTGTCGCTCTTTACTGTTGCGGTAGGGATGTATTCAGTAAACAGTCTTAGCAACCTGTCTAACGATATTGGCACTCTGTACGAGGTGCATGTTAAAGGCCTTGACGCTGCACGAGCGCTTAATATACGCGCGCTCAGAATGCTGCGAGAAGAAAAAAACATCATTCTGACCAACGAAGATGCGGAAATTCAACGTTATCTTGGCGTACTTGCAACCGAACGCAAGGAGTTTGAAACCCTGCTAAAAAAGCTGCCCAGCTATTTTCAGTCGAGCGAGGGCAAGGCGCTGTACAGCAAGCTGCTGCAATCGGCGCAAGCATGGTTGCTCGTGCACGAAAAAGTCATAGAACTCGGCAAAACAAGCGATGCCGCCCTGAACGAACAGGCGCAAAAGCTTTCGACCACCGAGGCGCGCGTCACCATGGCCGCCATGGCGCGGGACATACAAAATATAGTCGATTTCAAGCTGATGCGCACCAATGAGCTGAACGACAGCAGCACACGCATGTACGAAACATCGCGTTTTATCACCATTGCGGGCATCTTGGCCTCTCTGCTGGTAGGCCTGAGCCTGGGCTTTTTGATAGCCCGCAACATGCTGCGCCAGCTGGGCGACGAACCGGCATCGCTCTCGCAGCTGGCACTGGCCATAGCCGGGGGCGACCTCAATGCGCGGTTTGACCCTGCCCGGCCAGCGATGGGCGTTTTTGGCGCGATGAAGAGTATGGTGGATACCTTGAAAACCAAAATTTCTGAAGCGGAGCAAAAGGGGCGCGAAGCTGAGGCGGAATCGGAAAAAGCCCAGCAGGCAACCATTGAAGCCGAGGCTGCCCGCAAGCAGGCCGAGCGCGCCAAGGCGGAAGGCATGCTGCAGGCCGCCCGCCAGCTTGAAAGCGTAGTGGGCATCATCAATACGGCTTCAGAACAGCTTTCCGCCCAGATTGAACAGTCGAGCCGCGGTGCGGACGAGCAATCAAGCCGAGTGCGCGAAACAGCCACAGCCATGGAAGAAATGAACGCCACCGTGCTTGAGGTTTCCAAAAACGCCCAACAGGCAGCCGACGCCTCCAGCAACACCAAGAAGCAGGCCCTGGAAGGCGTGAACATAGTAAGCGAAGCGGTCAAGGGCATAGAAACCGTACGCGCCCAGTCGCTGGGCATCAAGGAAGACATGAACGCTCTGGGCAAACAGGCCGAGGGCATCGGCCAGGTCATGAACGTCATTGCCGACATTGCCGACCAGACCAACCTGCTGGCGCTCAACGCGGCCATCGAGGCGGCGCGGGCGGGAGATGCCGGACGCGGCTTTGCCGTGGTGGCCGACGAGGTGCGCAAGCTGGCCGAAAAAACCATGTCCGCCACGCAGGAAGTGGGCCAGGCCATAAGCGATATTCAGGAAGGAACCCGCAAAAATATCGCCAATGTGGACAAGTCGGCTGTATCCATCGAAAGCGCTACAAGCCTTGCAGTCCAATCCGGTGAATCACTGCAGCAGATACTAACCTTTGTGGAGCATGTGAACGACCAGGTGCAGTCCATTGCCACGGCCAGCGAGGAGCAGTCCGCCGCCAGTGAAGAGATCAACCAGTCAGTGGAGCAGGTGGCCACCATTTCGGCCGAGACGGCACAAGCCATGGAACAGGCCTCGCGCGCGGTTTCAGACATGCTGGAACAGGCGCAGATTCTGCACCGCCTGATAGCCGAGATGAAAAGTCAGGGAGAAGCCGCGTAA
- a CDS encoding methyl-accepting chemotaxis protein, translated as MSDSVSRLLEKNAVSALESLVSDRASVVESALQDNIDTARTTGKIFEVLRSNIEKDHLRELFTKILLANLENNPTYLGSYSAWEPNALDGHDALYANTEAHDASGRFITYWNRDTSGKINRQALVEYESQAKHPNGVRKGGWYLGPKETGKESVLDPFPYIVQGKTEWLTTISVPVKENSKFLGVSGTDLRLTFLQKMAEDVNAKIYAGKGNVFIVSYDGLVVANSADASMVGKSLTNALTNADKIMTNVREGKAVAGLDDGGKSIVAYAPVRLGRSGKFWSVLVKLPRDVVLADADALEQHLAERASNDAFNQILVGTAVALLGIACLWFFAGSLTRPLVRAKNFAECVASGDFSQELVIKQQDEIGALADALRTMVTKLQAMIAEAHAKGEEAQKAMVEAQEATKEAHAAKAQAERAKAEGMLHAANQLEGVVEIVTSASQQLSSQIAQSSRGADEQSGRVRETATAMEEMNATVLEVARNAQQAADASMQTKQKAVEGSQIVGDAVKGIETVRDQSLAIKEDMNALGKQAEGIGQVMNVIADIADQTNLLALNAAIEAARAGDAGRGFAVVADEVRKLAEKTMAATQEVGQAIRDIQDGTRKNIANVDKAAVTIESATDLSIRSGEALQQIVTLVEQVNDQVQSIATASEQQSAASEEINRSVEQVSTISSETAQAMEQASSAVAELAQQSNILHNLINEMKTQG; from the coding sequence GTGTCTGACAGCGTTTCGCGCCTGCTGGAAAAAAACGCCGTCTCGGCGCTTGAATCGCTGGTTTCGGACAGGGCTTCTGTGGTGGAAAGCGCGCTGCAGGACAACATTGATACGGCCCGCACCACAGGCAAGATTTTTGAAGTGCTGCGATCCAATATAGAAAAGGATCATCTGCGCGAGCTGTTTACCAAAATTTTGCTCGCCAACCTTGAAAACAACCCCACCTATCTTGGCTCGTATTCCGCATGGGAACCCAATGCGCTGGACGGGCACGACGCCCTGTACGCCAACACAGAGGCCCACGACGCCTCTGGCCGGTTTATAACCTACTGGAACCGCGACACCTCTGGCAAAATCAACCGGCAGGCGCTGGTAGAATACGAGAGCCAGGCCAAGCATCCCAATGGCGTGCGCAAAGGCGGCTGGTACCTTGGCCCCAAGGAAACCGGCAAGGAAAGCGTGCTCGACCCCTTTCCCTACATAGTGCAGGGCAAAACAGAGTGGCTGACCACAATCTCTGTGCCTGTTAAGGAAAACAGCAAGTTTCTGGGCGTTTCGGGCACAGACCTGCGCCTGACATTTTTGCAAAAAATGGCCGAGGACGTTAACGCCAAAATTTATGCGGGCAAGGGCAACGTCTTTATAGTCAGCTACGACGGGCTGGTTGTGGCAAACAGCGCCGATGCCTCCATGGTGGGCAAGTCCCTGACCAACGCCCTGACCAATGCGGACAAGATCATGACAAACGTGCGCGAGGGCAAGGCCGTTGCCGGTCTGGACGACGGCGGCAAATCCATTGTCGCGTACGCGCCGGTCAGGCTTGGCCGCTCCGGCAAGTTCTGGTCGGTGCTTGTAAAACTGCCGCGCGATGTTGTGCTGGCTGATGCCGACGCCCTGGAACAGCATCTGGCCGAACGCGCCAGCAACGACGCCTTTAACCAGATACTCGTGGGCACGGCGGTAGCGCTGCTGGGCATAGCCTGCCTGTGGTTCTTTGCCGGTTCACTCACCCGCCCGCTCGTCAGGGCCAAAAACTTTGCCGAATGCGTCGCCTCGGGCGACTTCAGCCAGGAGCTTGTGATAAAACAGCAGGACGAAATAGGCGCTTTGGCTGACGCGCTGCGCACCATGGTTACCAAGTTGCAGGCCATGATCGCCGAGGCCCACGCCAAGGGCGAAGAAGCCCAAAAGGCCATGGTTGAAGCGCAGGAGGCAACCAAGGAGGCCCACGCCGCCAAGGCGCAGGCCGAGCGCGCCAAAGCGGAGGGCATGCTGCACGCTGCCAACCAGCTTGAAGGCGTTGTGGAAATTGTTACCTCGGCCTCGCAGCAGCTCTCCAGCCAGATAGCGCAATCGAGCCGCGGCGCGGACGAACAGTCTGGCCGCGTGCGCGAAACCGCCACGGCCATGGAAGAAATGAACGCCACAGTGCTTGAGGTTGCCCGCAACGCCCAGCAGGCGGCGGACGCCTCTATGCAGACCAAGCAAAAGGCCGTTGAGGGATCACAGATAGTTGGCGACGCCGTAAAGGGCATTGAAACGGTCAGGGACCAGTCGCTGGCCATCAAGGAAGACATGAACGCACTTGGCAAGCAGGCCGAGGGCATTGGTCAGGTCATGAACGTCATTGCCGACATAGCCGACCAGACCAACCTGCTGGCCCTCAACGCCGCCATTGAAGCGGCCCGCGCGGGCGACGCCGGGCGAGGCTTTGCCGTGGTGGCCGACGAGGTGCGCAAACTTGCCGAAAAAACCATGGCCGCCACGCAGGAAGTGGGCCAGGCCATACGTGATATTCAGGACGGCACGCGCAAGAACATCGCAAACGTGGACAAAGCCGCCGTTACCATTGAAAGCGCCACTGATCTTTCCATACGTTCAGGCGAGGCCCTGCAGCAGATTGTTACCCTTGTTGAACAGGTAAACGACCAGGTCCAGTCTATTGCCACGGCAAGCGAACAGCAGTCCGCCGCCAGCGAAGAGATCAACCGCTCTGTCGAACAGGTTTCCACAATTTCGTCCGAAACAGCGCAAGCCATGGAACAGGCCTCCAGCGCTGTTGCTGAGCTCGCCCAGCAATCAAATATACTGCATAATCTTATTAATGAAATGAAAACACAGGGATAA